One window from the genome of Pseudalkalibacillus hwajinpoensis encodes:
- the rplI gene encoding 50S ribosomal protein L9 has protein sequence MKVIFLEDVKGKGKKGEVKNVADGYARNHLLKNNLALEANNANMKTLKAKQRSDDKKAQEELDEAKALKETIESLEVELETKSGEGGRLFGSITSKNIAEELKKHDIKVDKRKIELDEPIRSLGYTNVPIKLHHDVTATVKVHVVEQ, from the coding sequence ATGAAAGTGATTTTCTTAGAAGATGTAAAAGGTAAAGGTAAAAAAGGCGAAGTGAAAAATGTGGCAGACGGTTATGCTCGTAACCATCTGTTGAAGAATAATCTAGCTCTAGAAGCAAATAATGCAAATATGAAAACTTTAAAAGCAAAACAGCGCAGTGATGATAAAAAGGCTCAGGAAGAGCTTGATGAGGCAAAAGCGCTGAAAGAAACAATCGAAAGCCTTGAAGTTGAATTGGAAACAAAATCTGGTGAAGGCGGCCGTTTATTTGGATCCATTACAAGTAAAAATATTGCTGAAGAACTGAAAAAGCACGACATCAAAGTGGATAAACGTAAAATCGAGCTTGATGAACCAATCCGTTCACTGGGATACACGAATGTACCCATTAAATTGCACCATGATGTAACAGCAACTGTTAAAGTACATGTGGTAGAGCAATAA